One region of Eleutherodactylus coqui strain aEleCoq1 chromosome 5, aEleCoq1.hap1, whole genome shotgun sequence genomic DNA includes:
- the LOC136629125 gene encoding zinc finger protein 585A-like, whose product MEEWEYLEGHKDLYKEAMMEDHQPLPSPVPSSKRSPPEICPRPLLPQDHQLLDQDEDLTDINTTETIVMVKEEFEEEIPTGNRPGDGTRSSEGRLISVDFELDDNGRQDAYEEPAIIPNIPSALHSKDPSSSAFIQAPSSDPSQTVKQKKSYRRGEHQRAHTGEKPFSCSECGKCFTTKEYLVIHQRIHTGEKPFSCSECGKCFTSKSNLVKHQRTHTGEKPFSCSECGNCFTSKANLVTHQKIHTGEKPFSCSECGKCFTSKAYLVTHQKIHRGEKPFSCSECGKCFIHKAYLVAHQRTHTGETPFLCSECGKYFTSKSNLVTHQKIHTGEKPFSCSDCGKGFTSKSNLVTHQKIHTGEKPFSCSDCGKGFAHKANLVIHQRSHTGEKPFSCSECGKCFTTKEYLVIHQRIHTGEKPFSCSECGKCFTSKSNLVTHQTIHTGEKPFSCSDYGKGFASNANLVIHQRSHTGEKPFSCSECGKCFTTKEYLVIHQRIHTGEKPFSCSECGKYFTSKSNFVKHQRIHTGQKPFSCSECDKCFTSKANLVTHQKIHTGEKPFSCSECGKCFTSKAYLVTHQKIHTGEQPFSCSECGKCFTSKSNLVTHQKIHTGEKPFTCSECGKCFTSKAYLVTHQKIHTGEQPFSCSECGKCVTSKAYLVTHQKIHTGEKPFSCSECGKCFTSKSNLVTHQKIHTGEKPFSCSECGKCFTSKAYLVTHQKIHTGEKPFSCSECGKCFTSKAYLVTHQKIHTGEKPFSCSECGKCFTSKAYLVTHQKIHTGEKPFSCSDYGKGFASNANLLIHQRSHTGEKPFSCSECGKCFTLKSNLVKHQKDHTEEKAY is encoded by the exons atggaggagtgggagtatttagaaggacacaaggatctgtacaaggaggccatgatggaggaccaccagccgctcccatcaccag ttccatccagtaagagaagcccaccagagatatgtccccgtcctcttcttccacaggaccatcag cttttggatcaggatgaagatctgactgatattaatactacagagacaattgTGATGGTCAAAGAGGAGTttgaagaggagattcctacaggtaaccgcccag GTGATGGTaccaggagctcagagggacgtctGATATCTGTAGATTTTGAATTGGATGATAATGGTAGACAAGAtgcatatgaagaacctgccattatcccaaaTATACCTTCAGCCCTTCatagcaaagatccatcatctagTGCTTTTATACAGGCCCCATCCTCTGATCCatcacagactgttaagcagaagAAAAGTTACAGAAGAGGAGAACATCAAAgagctcacacaggggagaagccattttcatgttcggaatgtgggaaatgctttactacCAAAGaatatcttgttatacatcagagaattcacacaggggagaagccattttcatgttcggaatgtgggaaatgttttactagcaaatcAAATTTGGTAAAGCATCAGAGaacccacacaggagagaagccgttttcatgttcagaatgtgggaattgttttactagcaaagcaaatcttgtaacacaccagaaaattcacacaggggagaagccattttcatgttcagaatgtgggaaatgttttactagcaaagcatatcttgtaacacaccagaaaattcacagaggggagaagccattttcatgttcagaatgtggcaaatgttttattcataaagcatatcttgttgcacatcagagaactcacacaggagaaacgccatttttatgttcagaatgtgggaaatattttactagcaaatcaaatcttgtaacgcaccagaaaattcacacaggggagaagccattttcatgttcagattgtggcaaaggttttactagcaaatcaaatcttgtaacacaccagaaaattcacacaggggagaagccattttcatgttcagattgtggcaaAGGTTTTGCTCATAAAGCAAATctggttatacatcagagaagtcacacaggggagaagccattttcatgttcagaatgtgggaaatgctttactacCAAAGaatatcttgttatacatcagagaattcacacaggggagaagccattttcttgctcagaatgtggcaaatgttttactagcaaatcaaatcttgtaacacaccagacaattcacacaggagagaagccattttcatgttcagattatGGCAAAGGTTTTGCTAGCAACGCAAATctggttatacatcagagaagtcacacaggagaaaagccattttcatgttcagaatgtgggaaatgctttactacCAAAGaatatcttgttatacatcagagaattcacacaggggagaagccattttcttgctcagaatgtggcaaatattTTACTAGCAAATCAAATTTTGTAAAgcaccagagaattcacacagggcagaagccattttcatgttcagaatgtgacaaatgttttactagcaaagcaaatcttgtaacacaccagaaaattcacacaggggagaagccattttcatgttcagaatgtgggaaatgttttactagcaaagcatatcttgtaacacaccagaaaattcacacaggggagcagccattttcatgttcagaatgtggcaaatgttttactagcaaatcaaatcttgtaacacaccagaaaattcacacaggggagaagccatttacatgttcagaatgtggcaaatgttttactagcaaagcatatcttgtaacacaccagaaaattcacacaggggagcagccattttcatgttcagaatgtggcaaatgtgttactagcaaagcatatcttgtaacacaccagaaaattcacacaggggagaagccattttcttgctcagaatgtggcaaatgttttactagcaaatcaaatcttgtaacacaccagaaaattcacacaggggagaagccattttcatgttcagaatgtgggaaatgttttactagcaaagcatatcttgtaacgcaccagaaaattcacacaggggagaagccattttcatgttcagaatgtggcaaatgttttactagcaaagcatatcttgtaacacaccagaaaattcacacaggggagaagccattttcatgttcagaatgtgggaaatgttttactagcaaagcatatcttgtaacacaccagaaaattcacacaggggagaagccattttcatgttcagattatGGCAAAGGTTTTGCTAGCAACGCAAATCTgcttatacatcagagaagtcacacaggagaaaagccattttcatgttcagaatgtgggaaatgttttactctgaaatcaaatcttgttaaacatcaaaaagatcacacagaagagaaggctTATTGA